Proteins encoded by one window of Colletes latitarsis isolate SP2378_abdomen chromosome 5, iyColLati1, whole genome shotgun sequence:
- the LOC143341616 gene encoding protein takeout-like has translation MKSSRMLGGRRLACALLTLFFLELVSCQEQTELGLDEPDFEIPEYILQCNRSDPKVETCFQKTLNHLQPYLLKGISELDLPPIEPLIIPELGMENGQGAVRIRALFSNITVIGAGNYTITKTRLDLPSYRLDLHLSFPKIELQGHYEVIGNVLLFPIQSHGDFWALFGDVLAIARVQGAEEIRDGVRYLKVARMLVDFSLGRARFRVVDQLNGDNVIGQAMNQFLNQNAKEIIEEMRPAASASIAKHFKDFLGKALSKVPLKVWLRDT, from the exons ATGAAGTCCTCAAGGATGCTCGGAGGACGAAGACTGGCTTGCGCGCTGCTGACGCTCTTCTTCCTCGAGCTGGTGTCCTGCCAGGAGCAAACCGAACTTGGACTCGACGAGCCGGACTTTGAGATTC CCGAGTACATATTACAATGCAACAGGTCGGACCCCAAAGTGGAGACATGTTTccagaagacattgaaccatctTCAACCATATTTATTGAAAG GTATTTCCGAATTGGACTTGCCTCCGATCGAGCCACTGATCATTCCGGAACTCGGAATGGAAAACGGGCAAGGGGCAGTGCGCATCAGGGCTCTGTTCTCCAATATCACCGTCATAGGGGCAGGGAATTATACGATCACCAAGACGCGACTCGATCTACCTTCGTACAGGCTCGATCTTCACCTGTCGTTTCCAAAGATCGAACTTCAGGGCCATTACGAGGTAATAGGGAACGTGCTTCTCTTCCCTATCCAGAGCCACGGCGACTTTTGGGCACTTTTCG GTGACGTGCTGGCGATCGCGCGTGTTCAGGGCGCCGAGGAGATCAGGGACGGGGTTCGTTACTTGAAAGTAGCGCGAATGCTGGTGGATTTCAGCTTGGGCCGTGCCCGATTCCGCGTGGTCGATCAGCTGAACGGCGACAACGTGATTGGACAGGCCATGAATCAATTTTTGAATCAGAACGCGAAGGAGATCATCGAGGAAATGCGACCGGCCGCCAGCGCCAGCATCGCCAAACACTTCAAGGACTTTCTCGGCAAGGCTTTGAGCAAGGTGCCGCTCAAAGTGTGGCTCCGCGACACGTAG